The DNA segment GCGGGCCCCGGGGGCCATGGCCCTTTAGGCCTGGTCCCCGCGGCCCGGCGACCTGGTCCCGATGGACCGGGCCGGAGCCGTCCACAGCCCGATACGGCCCGCCCGGACCGCCGGTACGGTGTGGCCATGTCACACAGACCCGCTTCCGGCCTGTCCGCCGTGAGCACCGCCCTGCTCGCCATGAGCAGGCACCTGGAGGTCCGCGACGTCCTCAAGACGATCGTGGTCTCGGCCCGCGAGCTGCTGGACGCCGAGTACGCCGCGCTCGGGGTCCCCGACGACCACGGCGGCTTCGCCCAGTTCGTGGTCGACGGCATCAGCGACGCCCAGTGGAAGGCCATCGGCCCGCTCCCGCGCCAGCACGGCATCCTCGCCGCGATGCTGCACGACGAGAAGCCCCAGCGCCTCGACGACGTACGCCAGGACCCCCGTTTCGGCGGCTGGCCGTCCGCGCACCCCGACATGTCGGACTTCCTGGGCCTGCCCGTCCGCGACGGAGACGAGACGATCGCCGCGCTCTTCCTCGCCAACAAACGGTGCCCCAGGCCCCCCGGCAGCTGCGGATTCACCGAGGAGGACGAGGAACTGCTGACGATCCTCGCCCAGCACGCCGCCATCGCCCTCACCAACGCCCGCCTCTACGAGCGAAGCCGCGAGCTGACCATCGCCGAGGAACGCTCCAGGCTGGCGCACGAGCTCCATGACGCCGTCAGCCAGAAACTGTTCTCCCTGCGGCTGACCGCCCAGGCCGCCGCCACCCTGGTGGACCGCGACCCGGCCCGTGCCAAGGGCGAGCTCCAGCAGGTGGCCGACCTCGCCGCGGAGGCCGCCGACGAACTCCGTGCCGCCGTCGTGGAGCTGCGCCCCGCCGCCCTCGACGAGGACGGCCTGGTCCACACGCTCCGGACGCACATCCAGGTCCTCGACCGCGCCCACACCCCCCACGTCACCTTTCGGAGCGGGCCGCTGCGGGCACTGCCCGCGGCCCAGGAGGAGGCGCTGCTGCGAGTGGCGCAGGAGGCGCTGCACAACGCCCTGCGCCACTCGGGTGCCGGGCGGATCGATGTCGTACTGGACAGAAGCGGACGCGGCGCGGTCCTGCGGGTCACCGACGACGGCGCCGGATTCGATCCGTCGGCCGTCCGGCGGGCCGGCCGGCACCTCGGTCTGGTCTCCATGCGGCACCGGGCGAGCGGCGTCGGGGGCAGGCTCAGGGTGAAATCGGCGCCCGGAGAGGGCGCCACGATCGAGATGGAGGTGCCCGGTGGCTGACACCGCACCCAGGCCGAAGGCGGCCATCCGCGTCCTGCTCGTCGACGACCACCAGGTGGTCAGGCGGGGGCTGCGCACCTTTCTGGAGATCCAGGACGACATCGAGGTCGTGGGTGAGGCGCCGGACGGGGAGCAGGGGGTGGCCGCCGCCGAGGAGCTGCGCCCCGACATCGTCCTGATGGACATCAAGATGCCGGGCATGGACGGCATCGAGGCGCTGCGCAGGCTCAGGGAGCTGGCCAATCCGGCCCGGGTGCTGGTGGTCACCAGCTTCACCGAGCAGCGCACCGTCGTTCCGGCGCTGCGCGCGGGCGCTTCGGGCTATGTGTACAAGGACGTCGACCCGGAGGCGCTGGCCGACGCGATCCGCTCGGTCCACGCCGGGCACGTCCTCCTCCAGCCCGAGGTGGCCGGGGCGCTCCTCTCCCAGGAGCCGGGCGGCGGACAGGGGAGGGGCACCGCGCTCACCGAGCGGGAACGCGAAGTGCTCGGGCTGATCGCCGACGGCCGCTCCAACCGGGAGATCGCCCGGGCGCTGGTCCTCTCCGAGAAGACCGTCAAGACACATGTGTCGAACATCCTGATGAAACTGGACCTCGCCGACCGGACCCAGGCGGCGCTCTGGGCGGTACGGAACGGGGCGGCGGGCTGAGCGGACCGTCAGCGGCCGTACATATTCCGATGTGAGATTCATACCGTCGGGTGTAAGTCACCCACATGGCGTATCCGGATGAACCCTGTGCCGTTCTCCATGCGTGCTGCGGCGCCGGCCGCAGCCAGCTAGGAGGAACCTGAAATGAAGAACCTGAAGAAGGCCGCCACCATCACCCTCGTCGCCGGTGGCGTCCTCGCCGCCGGAGCGGGCGCCGCGTCCGCCGCCTCGCACGCAGCGGGTGCGGCGACCAACTCGCCGGGAGTCGTCTCCGGCAACGTGGTGCAGGCCCCGGTGCACGTCCCGGTGAACGCCGTCGGCAACACCGTCTCCGTCATCGGCGTGCTGAACCCGGCCTTCGCCAACCACGGCCTCAACGGCTGACCGGACAGCGGTCACCGGCCGACCGGCCCCTCGGACACCGCGCCGGGGGGCCGGTCGGCCGCAAGGTCCCCGCGTCGGCCGCGCGGCCCGAGGGCCCTTGTCGGCCGCATCGCTCCCGCACGCGAGGCCCGAGAGCATGAGCGGCCCAGGTCAGCCGCGCCGCTCCCGCTCCTCCACATACGCGTTGTACGCCGCCACCTGCGCCCGCCGGGCCACCCGCTCCACCGGCCGCAGCGCCTCTCCCCGCGCCGCCATCTCCGACGCACTCACCGCGCCGCCCGGCCCGTGCTCGTACGCCACCGAGACCAGCAGTCCGACCCGCCGGGCCAGTTCCAGCACCCGGACCGCACGCGCCGGATACCCGGGCGCGAGCAGCTCCCCGGCCCCCGCCTCGGCCCGGGCCCGGTAGGCGTCGATCGCCGCCTCGGCAGCCGGGCCGCCGCCCGCCACATCGAGACCCGAGAGCACCGCGGTCGCCTCCCGCAGGGCCTCCGCCAGCTCGCGCTCCGCCTCGCCGAGCGAGGGCACATCGGCCGGCGGCGCCTCGCGGACCGGCAGGCAGTGCCAGACCACCTCCCGGTGCAGATCTCCCTCCGGGCCCGCCTCGTACAGCTCGGGCACCAGCCCCAGCGCCACTCCGAATACGGTGACCGCCTCCTCCGCCTCCAGCGCCCGCGCGTTGAACTCCGGCGGCCCGCTGAGGCCCAGCGGGTGTCCCGCTGTGGGCATCGCCACCCGGTAACCGGTCGCGCCGAGCGCTCTCAGCCGCCCCAGAGCGAGCGTGAGCCCGACGGGCCCCTCCTCGCCGGGCAGCCCCTCGATCCGGTGCACAGCGTCCTCACTCACGATGGCGAGTGCGGCGTCATCCGGCGATACATTCCCGGCCAAAAGGGCATTTCCCCATGCGGCCAGCCGTCCTGAGCGTGGTTCCGTGAACATGGACCCAGCGTAGGGACCGGGACCGGGGGCCTCTCGTGCGGATTGGGCCTGGCTCGCGCCGAACGAGAGCCCTAGGCACGGGGCCACTTGTCAGGTGGCGTAAGTTTTCCCTGGGAGCTGCGCCCACAGGCGCACGCGCGAACCGAGACTGCATGGGGAGACAACGCGCTCATGAGCGATGTACTGGAGCTGCTGGACGTATCGGTGGTCCGCGACGGACGTGCTCTGGTGGAAGACGTCTCCTGGGCGGTGAAGGAGGGGGAGCGCTGGGTCATCCTCGGCCCCAACGGCGCGGGCAAGACCACACTCCTCAACATCGCGTCCAGCTACCTCTTCCCGTCCACCGGCACCGCGTCGATCCTCGGTGAGCAGCTCGGCAAGCCCGGTACCGACGTGTTCGAGCTCCGCCCCCGGATCGGCATGGCGGGCGCCGCCATGGCCGAGAAGATGCCCAAGCGGCAGACCGTCCTCCAGGTGGTGCTCACCGCGGCCTACGGCATGACGGCCACCTGGAACGAGGACTACGAGGAGGTCGACGAGCAGCGTGCCCGAGCCTTCCTCGACCGCCTGGGCATGACCGAGTTCCTGGACCGCAAGTTCGGCACCCTCTCCGAGGGCGAGCGCAAGCGCACCCTGATCGCCCGCGCGATGATGACCGACCCCGAACTGCTCCTGCTCGACGAGCCCGCCGCCGGTCTCGACCTCGGCGGCCGCGAGGACCTCGTACGCCGTCTCGGCCGGCTGGCCAAGGATCCGTACGCGCCCTCGATGGTGATGGTGACCCACCACGTCGAGGAGATCGCCCCCGGCTTCACCCACGTCCTGATGATCCGTCAGGGCAAGGTGCTCGCCGCCGGTCCGATGGAGACCGAGCTGAGCTCCCGCAACCTCTCCCTCTGCTTCGGGCTGCCGCTCGTCGTCGAACAGCGCGGCAACCGCTGGACCGCGCAGGGTCTTCCGCTCGGCTGACCGGTTCCGTATCCCCAGGGTCTTTCGTCCGGGCCGAAAGACACCTGCGCCCTGTCCCCGGAGGGGACTGCCGCCCTACCATGACCCCGTGGACATCGAGGCATGGGTGTGGTGGCTGATCGGCGCGGCAGGGCTGGGAATCCCGCTCGTCATCACCGCCATGCCCGAATTCGGGATGCTGGCCGTGGGAGCGGTCGCCGCATCGGCCACCGCCGCCCTCGGCGCCGGCCCGGTGCTCCAGGTCCTCGTCTTCGTGGCCGTGTCCGTCGCGCTCATCGCCGTAGTACGTCCCATCGCCAACCGGCACCGGTCCCAGCGGCCCGAACTGGCCACCGGAATCGATGCGCTGAAGGGCCGTCAGGCCGTCGTCCTGGAACGGGTCGACGGCAGCGGCGGCCGTATCAAGCTCGCCGGGGAGGTCTGGTCGGCGCGGGCCCTCGACGGCGACACCAGTTATCAGCCAGGTCAGCAGGTTGACGTCGTGGAGATCGACGGAGCGACAGCCGTCGTCCTGTGACAGAACCGCACACACGGCAGACCGAGGTCTGCGAAGATCATTCATCGGGAACTGCCGGCAATCGAAGGGCACGGGGAGCACGATGCCATCCGTCATCATCGTTCTGATCATTCTGGTGGTGCTGGTCTTCATCGCCCTGATCAAGACGATCCAGGTGATCCCACAGGCCAGCGCCGCCATCGTCGAACGGTTCGGCCGCTACACACGCACTCTGAACGCCGGGCTGAACATCGTCGTCCCGTTCATCGACTCGATCCGCAACCGGATCGACCTCCGGGAACAGGTCGTGCCCTTCCCGCCGCA comes from the Streptomyces sp. NBC_01471 genome and includes:
- a CDS encoding chaplin, whose protein sequence is MKNLKKAATITLVAGGVLAAGAGAASAASHAAGAATNSPGVVSGNVVQAPVHVPVNAVGNTVSVIGVLNPAFANHGLNG
- a CDS encoding NfeD family protein, whose amino-acid sequence is MDIEAWVWWLIGAAGLGIPLVITAMPEFGMLAVGAVAASATAALGAGPVLQVLVFVAVSVALIAVVRPIANRHRSQRPELATGIDALKGRQAVVLERVDGSGGRIKLAGEVWSARALDGDTSYQPGQQVDVVEIDGATAVVL
- a CDS encoding response regulator transcription factor, which encodes MADTAPRPKAAIRVLLVDDHQVVRRGLRTFLEIQDDIEVVGEAPDGEQGVAAAEELRPDIVLMDIKMPGMDGIEALRRLRELANPARVLVVTSFTEQRTVVPALRAGASGYVYKDVDPEALADAIRSVHAGHVLLQPEVAGALLSQEPGGGQGRGTALTEREREVLGLIADGRSNREIARALVLSEKTVKTHVSNILMKLDLADRTQAALWAVRNGAAG
- a CDS encoding ABC transporter ATP-binding protein yields the protein MSDVLELLDVSVVRDGRALVEDVSWAVKEGERWVILGPNGAGKTTLLNIASSYLFPSTGTASILGEQLGKPGTDVFELRPRIGMAGAAMAEKMPKRQTVLQVVLTAAYGMTATWNEDYEEVDEQRARAFLDRLGMTEFLDRKFGTLSEGERKRTLIARAMMTDPELLLLDEPAAGLDLGGREDLVRRLGRLAKDPYAPSMVMVTHHVEEIAPGFTHVLMIRQGKVLAAGPMETELSSRNLSLCFGLPLVVEQRGNRWTAQGLPLG
- a CDS encoding GAF domain-containing sensor histidine kinase gives rise to the protein MSHRPASGLSAVSTALLAMSRHLEVRDVLKTIVVSARELLDAEYAALGVPDDHGGFAQFVVDGISDAQWKAIGPLPRQHGILAAMLHDEKPQRLDDVRQDPRFGGWPSAHPDMSDFLGLPVRDGDETIAALFLANKRCPRPPGSCGFTEEDEELLTILAQHAAIALTNARLYERSRELTIAEERSRLAHELHDAVSQKLFSLRLTAQAAATLVDRDPARAKGELQQVADLAAEAADELRAAVVELRPAALDEDGLVHTLRTHIQVLDRAHTPHVTFRSGPLRALPAAQEEALLRVAQEALHNALRHSGAGRIDVVLDRSGRGAVLRVTDDGAGFDPSAVRRAGRHLGLVSMRHRASGVGGRLRVKSAPGEGATIEMEVPGG